Proteins encoded in a region of the Pseudomonas syringae KCTC 12500 genome:
- a CDS encoding DUF1456 family protein: MMNNDVLRSVRYMLDISDSKVVEITALTGFEVSKSDVVAFMKKEEEEGYLDCSDEIMAHFLDGLVYFKRGKDESRPPQAIDLPITNNIVLKKLRVAFELKEDDMHAILKSVDFPVSKPELSALFRKVGHTNYRACGDQLLRNFLKGLTLRVRG; encoded by the coding sequence ATGATGAACAACGATGTACTGCGCAGCGTGCGCTACATGCTCGATATCAGCGACAGCAAGGTTGTCGAGATCACCGCACTGACCGGTTTTGAAGTGTCGAAGAGCGATGTCGTCGCTTTCATGAAAAAAGAGGAAGAAGAAGGCTACCTGGATTGCAGCGATGAAATCATGGCGCACTTCCTCGATGGCCTGGTCTACTTCAAGCGTGGCAAGGACGAAAGCCGTCCGCCACAGGCGATCGATTTGCCGATCACCAACAATATCGTCCTGAAAAAACTGCGCGTGGCGTTCGAACTGAAAGAAGACGATATGCACGCCATCCTCAAATCGGTCGACTTCCCGGTTTCCAAACCAGAACTAAGCGCTCTGTTCCGCAAGGTCGGACACACCAACTATCGCGCCTGTGGCGATCAACTGCTGCGCAATTTCCTCAAGGGCCTGACCCTGCGCGTGCGCGGCTGA